Proteins encoded by one window of Porphyromonas vaginalis:
- a CDS encoding DUF6078 family protein, producing the protein MEHASCYTPRCTRREQCTLWHNALSEVEHSNSLLTITNPQLIDKAGGYDHCPNYYEYKLRRYARGLVWSYDDLTLAQWRQVQAQLNRQFGYSEMKRIRHGYVALSPEEQGVIAEIFTRIAPGSAPQYITYEEHYAKPPRVEGRAAHKLLKG; encoded by the coding sequence ATGGAACACGCTAGTTGTTACACACCACGATGCACCCGACGAGAGCAGTGCACCCTCTGGCACAACGCTCTCTCAGAGGTCGAGCACAGCAATAGCTTGCTCACCATCACCAATCCCCAGCTCATCGACAAGGCGGGCGGATACGACCACTGTCCCAACTACTACGAGTACAAGCTGAGACGCTACGCCCGTGGACTCGTATGGAGCTACGACGATCTGACCCTAGCCCAGTGGCGACAGGTACAGGCGCAACTCAATAGGCAGTTTGGCTACAGCGAGATGAAGCGCATACGCCACGGCTACGTAGCCCTCAGCCCCGAGGAGCAAGGCGTCATCGCAGAGATCTTCACCCGTATCGCTCCAGGTAGTGCACCTCAGTACATAACCTACGAGGAGCACTACGCCAAGCCCCCACGTGTCGAGGGTCGCGCAGCCCACAAGCTACTCAAGGGCTAG